The following proteins are encoded in a genomic region of Enoplosus armatus isolate fEnoArm2 chromosome 11, fEnoArm2.hap1, whole genome shotgun sequence:
- the LOC139292486 gene encoding probable 2-ketogluconate reductase yields MEHNKPWALLSEQGVEQGFLDKVIDIMKQHFQIICCREFLQNPQLHGPKVQAMFVWSCYPAAEHCLLSLLPSLKVVANGGVGIDHLDVPFITGRGVKVTNTPGAVSCATADLAMGLLLASARKILESQQIAGDPNTIHISQNMMGMEVTGSTLGIIGMGGIGYKIAQRSKGFDMTILYHNRTRRSVDDEQAVGASYCESLDDLLRRSDFVMLAVNLTPDTTGLISHRELSLMKPTATLVNISRGQVVDQDALVKALQSGTIHAAALDVTHPEPLPRDHPLFGLPNVLITPHIGTNTSGAVRGMVQAMVENALAAVKSLPIPNEVKLK; encoded by the exons ATGGAACATAACAAACCATGGGCTCTGTTATCAGAGCAGGGGGTGGAGCAAGGTTTCCTTGATAAGGTAATTGACATAATGAAGCAACACTTTCAAATCATCTGCTGCAGAGAGTTCCTACAAAACCCCCAGCTGCACGGCCCTAAAGTCCAGGCTATGTTCGTGTGGAGCTGCTACCCTGCAGCTGAGCACTGCCTGCTCAGTCTGCTTCCCTCATTGAAGGTTGTAGCAAATGGAGGGGTGGGCATCGACCACCTGGATGTACCGTTCATCACCGGTCGAGGGGTGAAGGTGACCAACACGCCTGGTGCAGTCAGCTGCGCCACTGCAGATCTCGCCATGGGTCTGCTTCTGGCATCGGCACGCAAGATTCTTGAGA GTCAACAAATAGCTGGGGACCCTAACACCATCCACATATCACAAAACATGATGGGAATGGAAGTCACAGGATCCACTCTGGGAATCATTGGAATGGGAGGAATCGGTTACAAAATCGCTCAAAGAAGCAAAGGATTCGACATGACGATCCTGTATCATAACAGGACCAGAAG GAGTGTAGACGATGAGCAGGCGGTCGGAGCGAGTTACTGTGAGAGCCTGGATGACCTGCTGAGGAGGTCGGACTTCGTCATGCTGGCTGTGAACCTGACGCCTGACACAACAGGGCTCATCAGCCACAGAGAGCTGTCCCTCATGAAGCCCACAGCAACACTGGTAAACATCAGCAGAG GTCAAGTGGTGGACCAAGATGCTTTAGTCAAAGCTCTCCAGTCTGGAACGATTCATGCAGCGGCCTTAGATGTGACTCATCCTGAACCTTTACCAAG GGATCATCCTCTCTTTGGCTTGCCTAACGTGCTGATCACCCCCCACATTGGCACCAATACTTCTGGTGCAGTTAGAGGGATGGTACAGGCGATGGTAGAAAATGCCCTGGCTGCAGTTAAAAGCTTACCTATTCCCAATGAAGTCAAGCTGAAGTGA